From one Verrucomicrobiia bacterium genomic stretch:
- a CDS encoding sodium:solute symporter family protein, whose protein sequence is MNWILTGVLVYVLIQLAIGLMVSRNIDSEEDYLLAGRSLGLGLATFSIFATWFGAETCISSAGMFYEQGFSGGAADPFGYGLCILFLGFVFAVPLWKRQLTTLIDLFRQRYSVTVERASVLLIAPTSIIWAAAQVRAFGEVISNISNGSVSVDIAILIATGVTIVYTVTGGLKADVMTDLVQGIIIIFSLVVIFIIVLAQIPDLSGAIREIEPERLNPFHGNGGLLEQLEQWMVPICGSVVAQELIGRVIATRSPEVARKSALIGGGIYILVGLIPAILGLLAFKMMPGIENPEHVLPTLAKEHLNTFMYVIFSGALVSAILSTVDSTLLSASALVSHNLIVPLVPGIEERGKILSARIMVVVSGLIAAWLALGAESVFELVHEASAMGSTGVFVIMVMALFSNFGGSAAALTSLGAGLLVYLAAAKYEYPYPFLISMLAAFGGYFLAGLIEHKFLGLKNTSPQATPAQGT, encoded by the coding sequence ATGAACTGGATACTCACAGGGGTGCTGGTTTACGTCCTCATCCAACTAGCGATCGGCCTCATGGTCTCGCGCAATATCGACAGCGAAGAAGACTATCTCCTCGCCGGTCGTAGCCTTGGCTTGGGCCTCGCCACGTTCAGCATTTTTGCCACCTGGTTCGGCGCGGAAACGTGCATCAGCTCGGCCGGCATGTTTTATGAACAAGGCTTCTCAGGCGGCGCAGCAGACCCCTTCGGTTATGGCCTTTGCATTCTTTTTCTGGGATTCGTTTTTGCCGTCCCTCTGTGGAAACGCCAGCTTACCACGCTCATCGACCTGTTCCGCCAGCGCTATTCCGTCACCGTGGAGCGCGCCTCCGTCCTCCTCATCGCGCCCACCTCCATCATCTGGGCCGCGGCACAAGTGCGCGCCTTCGGTGAGGTCATCAGCAACATCTCCAACGGATCCGTCAGTGTGGATATCGCCATCCTCATCGCGACTGGTGTCACCATCGTCTATACCGTCACCGGCGGGTTGAAGGCAGATGTCATGACTGATCTCGTCCAGGGCATCATCATCATTTTCAGCCTTGTCGTCATCTTCATCATCGTCCTCGCACAGATCCCGGACCTGTCTGGCGCGATCCGCGAGATCGAACCCGAGCGCCTTAATCCATTCCACGGTAACGGAGGTCTCTTGGAACAGCTTGAGCAGTGGATGGTCCCCATCTGCGGCTCCGTCGTAGCCCAGGAACTTATCGGTCGTGTCATCGCGACTCGTTCCCCTGAAGTCGCCCGCAAATCCGCTCTCATCGGCGGTGGCATTTACATCCTGGTTGGATTGATCCCCGCCATCCTCGGTCTGCTTGCGTTCAAGATGATGCCTGGCATCGAAAACCCGGAGCACGTCCTGCCCACCTTGGCGAAGGAGCATCTGAACACTTTCATGTATGTCATCTTCAGCGGCGCCTTGGTCTCCGCCATTCTGTCCACGGTAGATTCCACGCTGCTTTCTGCCTCTGCTCTTGTCTCGCACAATCTCATAGTCCCCTTGGTGCCAGGCATTGAAGAACGCGGAAAGATTCTCTCCGCCCGTATCATGGTCGTGGTAAGCGGCCTGATCGCAGCGTGGCTGGCCTTAGGTGCGGAATCCGTTTTCGAACTTGTCCACGAAGCCTCCGCCATGGGCAGCACCGGTGTTTTCGTCATCATGGTCATGGCTCTCTTTTCGAACTTTGGCGGTTCAGCCGCAGCACTCACGTCTTTGGGAGCGGGTCTTTTAGTTTACCTCGCCGCAGCAAAATACGAATATCCTTACCCATTCCTCATCTCTATGCTTGCTGCGTTTGGAGGATACTTTCTCGCCGGCCTGATCGAGCACAAATTCCTTGGCCTGAAAAACACATCGCCCCAGGCAACCCCAGCACAAGGCACATAG
- a CDS encoding RluA family pseudouridine synthase: MNTTLPSRLFEVIHEDDEFLVINKPADLVCHPTKGDIYSSLISRVRIHLGESINPHLINRLDRETSGLVLVAKTDEAAKQLRKKWESREVRKIYQTIVHGHVATDGGLIDAPLGKDEKSIVAIKDCVRPDGANSQTVYKVLKRFTRTEGDFSLLEVELLTGRKHQIRIHLSHIGHPIVGDKIYGGDETLYLALVESRLTEEQRQRLILHCQALHAGELRFQWQGEERIYRAEPENWFRDFIV; encoded by the coding sequence TTGAACACCACGCTTCCATCCCGCCTTTTTGAAGTCATCCATGAGGATGACGAATTCCTCGTCATCAACAAGCCCGCAGACCTCGTCTGTCATCCGACCAAGGGCGATATCTACTCCAGCCTCATCAGCCGGGTGCGCATCCATTTGGGCGAAAGCATCAACCCACACCTCATCAACCGGCTGGACCGTGAGACGAGCGGCCTGGTCCTCGTGGCCAAGACGGATGAAGCCGCCAAGCAACTTCGCAAAAAATGGGAGAGTCGCGAGGTGCGAAAGATTTATCAGACCATCGTCCATGGACATGTGGCCACAGATGGCGGGTTGATCGATGCGCCTTTGGGTAAAGACGAGAAGAGCATCGTGGCGATCAAAGACTGTGTACGACCAGACGGTGCCAATTCCCAGACGGTTTACAAAGTGCTGAAACGTTTCACGCGCACAGAAGGAGATTTCTCGTTGCTTGAAGTGGAACTGCTCACCGGTCGCAAGCACCAGATCCGCATCCACCTCTCCCACATCGGGCACCCGATCGTGGGTGATAAAATCTATGGCGGTGATGAAACGCTTTATCTAGCCCTTGTAGAAAGTCGCCTCACAGAGGAACAGCGCCAACGGCTGATCCTCCATTGCCAGGCCTTGCATGCCGGTGAATTGCGCTTCCAATGGCAGGGTGAAGAACGCATCTATCGCGCCGAACCTGAAAACTGGTTTCGCGATTTCATCGTGTGA
- a CDS encoding DUF6580 family putative transport protein, protein MKEKWNVVLPVLLLIAFAVTRWPDFMPANFSAAYALAFCAGAYFPTRYVLWVPFALMLGSDMIINIFYYKVAPIGGYMAVSYSLYALLIVLGRQFGPKASFLKLLSGGILGAFLFYLVSNTFAWISNPAYLKTLDGWIKALTVGVDGFPPTLMFLKNTLMSGGLFTGLFVGAMKLAEKEAEATEPEPKEQEEPEESEGAEKPEGEEAKA, encoded by the coding sequence GTGAAAGAAAAGTGGAATGTCGTGTTGCCGGTCCTGTTGCTGATCGCGTTTGCGGTTACGCGCTGGCCCGACTTCATGCCGGCGAACTTCAGCGCGGCCTATGCGCTGGCGTTCTGTGCAGGGGCTTACTTCCCCACGCGTTATGTCTTGTGGGTGCCTTTTGCGCTGATGCTGGGCAGCGATATGATCATCAACATCTTCTACTATAAGGTCGCTCCGATCGGTGGTTACATGGCGGTGAGTTATTCGCTTTATGCGTTGCTCATCGTGTTGGGGCGTCAGTTTGGTCCGAAGGCGAGTTTCTTGAAACTCTTAAGTGGTGGTATCCTGGGTGCGTTTCTGTTTTACCTCGTCTCCAACACGTTCGCGTGGATCAGCAACCCGGCTTATCTGAAGACGTTGGATGGCTGGATCAAGGCGTTGACCGTGGGTGTGGACGGGTTTCCGCCTACCTTGATGTTCTTGAAGAATACTCTGATGAGTGGCGGACTTTTCACAGGCCTCTTCGTCGGTGCGATGAAGCTGGCGGAGAAGGAAGCCGAGGCGACAGAGCCGGAGCCGAAAGAACAGGAAGAGCCGGAAGAATCGGAAGGCGCGGAAAAGCCTGAGGGTGAAGAAGCGAAGGCGTGA
- a CDS encoding metallophosphoesterase family protein, which yields MKIGLISDTHGYLDPRVPEIFEGVEHILHAGDIGYASIILELERIAPVTAVLGNNDFGMEYRETEVVELGGCKFLIHHIVEPRRLTDSLKSRIKHAAPQVVMFGHTHKMFNDVIDGVHFLNPGYSGKQRFKLERSVAILHLEEGERRVEFVVL from the coding sequence ATGAAAATCGGCCTTATCTCAGACACGCATGGGTACCTGGACCCGCGAGTGCCGGAGATTTTTGAAGGGGTTGAGCATATCTTGCACGCGGGGGATATCGGTTATGCCTCCATCATTTTAGAGCTTGAACGCATCGCTCCGGTCACGGCGGTCTTGGGGAATAATGATTTCGGGATGGAGTATCGGGAGACGGAGGTGGTCGAGCTTGGCGGGTGCAAGTTTCTGATTCACCACATCGTTGAGCCGCGCCGCCTGACAGACTCGTTGAAAAGCCGGATCAAGCATGCGGCTCCTCAAGTCGTCATGTTTGGTCACACGCATAAAATGTTTAATGATGTGATCGATGGTGTTCACTTCCTCAATCCCGGCTACTCGGGCAAGCAGCGGTTCAAGCTGGAGCGGTCGGTGGCGATTTTGCATCTGGAGGAGGGAGAGCGGCGGGTGGAGTTTGTGGTGCTTTGA
- a CDS encoding LysR family transcriptional regulator encodes MNIHHLELFYYVAKHGGIMNAVRHIPYGIQQPAVSSQILQLEADLGQSLFQRRPFQLTSAGEELYGFIKPFFENIGPVTEKLRGGATQLVRIAASSMVLRDHLPAVLARVRKQFPRLRFTLVEATLVQVEQGFAKQDFDLAVTVTTGKLPSGLHAMELIELPLVLLVPDDWKLKSAEDLWKQGYISETLICPPASEPLTIALRQGLAKRKVDWPTGIEVTSLELLHTYVAHGFGLGVSLRVPKGQLPKSVRMLPMEGFPVINISTVWQGTAGPVTRIMLEEIKKQAASLVGK; translated from the coding sequence ATGAACATCCATCATCTTGAGCTGTTTTATTATGTGGCGAAGCATGGCGGCATCATGAACGCGGTGCGGCACATCCCGTATGGCATCCAGCAACCGGCGGTGAGCAGCCAGATACTTCAATTGGAGGCGGATCTGGGACAGTCACTTTTTCAACGCCGACCATTCCAGCTCACTTCGGCAGGGGAGGAGCTTTACGGATTCATTAAACCTTTCTTTGAGAACATCGGGCCGGTGACGGAGAAGTTGCGGGGTGGGGCGACACAGTTGGTGCGCATCGCGGCATCATCCATGGTCTTGCGCGATCATTTGCCAGCGGTGTTGGCGCGAGTGAGGAAACAGTTCCCGCGTTTACGGTTCACGCTGGTGGAGGCGACCTTGGTGCAGGTGGAGCAGGGTTTTGCGAAACAGGACTTTGATCTGGCGGTGACGGTCACTACGGGGAAGCTGCCATCAGGTTTGCACGCGATGGAGTTGATCGAATTGCCGCTGGTGTTGCTGGTGCCGGATGATTGGAAGCTGAAGTCCGCAGAGGATTTGTGGAAGCAGGGTTACATCAGCGAGACGCTGATCTGTCCGCCAGCTTCGGAGCCGTTGACCATCGCATTGCGGCAGGGATTGGCGAAACGGAAGGTGGATTGGCCGACGGGCATCGAAGTGACCTCGCTCGAACTGCTGCATACTTACGTGGCACATGGATTTGGTCTGGGCGTGTCGTTGAGGGTGCCGAAGGGCCAGCTTCCCAAGAGTGTGCGGATGCTGCCGATGGAAGGATTTCCGGTCATCAATATCTCAACGGTTTGGCAGGGGACGGCGGGGCCAGTGACGCGGATCATGCTGGAGGAGATCAAGAAACAGGCGGCGAGTTTAGTCGGGAAGTGA
- a CDS encoding tetratricopeptide repeat protein, translated as MNPKLADVILNPRQPKMDRKALESRVAKLLAHREESKEAWWNELAGAYIRLGQSEKAITLLEPVVDRFENDYAIHANLGTAYHMAGRYVEAEKHIARDLELNPEGHFGLEKYHLALLQYLTQSKEYQSRHLFVDELSLKFLRPSILFGTGWNEKMSREEIEKEIEAISASKGDLKGRWIFDLASLKNRLDLPPNYRKQWNLEMHEKLEDGVIYMATLNPQEPACWTMLGVVALKKRDLNLSAAAFEKAVALDSPMKELLQVKISAIREHIKEARQHQWPLQLIGLLLIGLLCVLVFKVIQNLRTYMARRKTASA; from the coding sequence ATGAATCCAAAACTGGCCGATGTCATCCTGAACCCGCGGCAGCCAAAGATGGACAGGAAGGCGTTGGAGTCAAGGGTGGCAAAGTTGCTAGCACATCGTGAAGAATCAAAGGAGGCGTGGTGGAATGAACTGGCCGGTGCGTATATTAGGTTGGGGCAATCTGAGAAGGCTATCACGCTTCTGGAACCGGTGGTCGACCGTTTTGAGAATGACTACGCGATCCACGCCAATCTGGGTACGGCGTATCATATGGCGGGGCGATATGTTGAGGCGGAGAAACACATCGCGCGCGATCTGGAACTGAATCCTGAGGGGCATTTCGGATTGGAGAAGTATCATCTGGCGTTGTTGCAGTATCTGACGCAGTCGAAGGAATACCAGAGCCGGCATCTGTTTGTGGATGAGCTGTCTTTAAAATTTTTACGCCCTTCCATTTTATTTGGGACTGGATGGAATGAAAAAATGAGCAGGGAGGAAATAGAGAAAGAAATCGAGGCAATCTCCGCTTCCAAAGGCGATCTTAAAGGGAGATGGATATTTGACTTGGCGTCACTTAAAAACCGGCTGGATTTGCCTCCTAACTATAGAAAACAATGGAACTTGGAGATGCATGAAAAGCTGGAAGATGGGGTGATCTACATGGCCACATTGAATCCGCAAGAGCCTGCCTGCTGGACGATGCTGGGCGTGGTAGCGCTCAAGAAACGTGATCTGAATCTGTCAGCAGCAGCTTTTGAGAAAGCGGTGGCTTTGGATTCACCGATGAAAGAACTGTTACAGGTGAAGATATCTGCCATCAGAGAACACATTAAAGAGGCCAGACAGCATCAGTGGCCGTTGCAATTGATCGGGCTGTTATTGATCGGATTGCTATGTGTGCTGGTGTTCAAGGTGATACAGAATCTGCGGACATACATGGCCAGACGGAAAACAGCATCTGCATAA
- a CDS encoding tetratricopeptide repeat protein, with translation MRLKHLPRNVWLPFLLLLVAVCFVVTAHACIWDGDTLADDIKKSPKLADAILNPRPPQVDRAKLTARLNELLGDRKENDPEWWNNVAGTYLRLGQEEEAVKLLEPVVSRFENNYGIHANLGTAYHLLGRYAEAEKHIARDLELNPDAHFGLEKYHLALLQYLTKSKDYQARHVYVDEFTAPLFDIPDINQPQPYALSYVRDTNQSPVQLTAALQVIKGNSRADQEAKARLLLKLAAWDDPPAYAPEPKPRYVSPAPYDVSKHSAAEAARGKFELAEDEKFQEGVIYMAMLNPDEPACMTMLGMAALKSGDLNLAQKAFEKAITMGSPMKDVLELKILKIQTHIQESKAVSTKIKWFILTVIGVLCIGLWILVVIVKKLKRKVNLKQTASAMMLVLFWQCASPVHACIWDGDTLEDDVRKNPTLADAILNPKPPQVDRTKLMARLSELSGDRKENDPEWWNNVAGTYLRLGQAAEAVKLLEPVVSRFENNYGIHANLGTAYHLLGRYAEAEKHIARDLELNPDAHFGLEKFHLALLQYLAKPKEYQSRHLYVDEFTEVVFDKYGVVRIRPMPLERSGMSGASAPIAELEAELQAMIKKGESGEKLVALLQQLAMTDELPAYAAKYDLAKDPKFQEGVIYMATLNPKEPACMAMLGMAALYNQDLNLAKKAFERAIAMGSPMEPVLKFKIEQIVEHLKEADGRSSPPDAISVLLAIGVMGLAGIIFLIAAIMLGRKLWRKAQLAGQ, from the coding sequence ATGCGATTGAAGCATTTGCCGCGAAATGTGTGGTTACCGTTTCTTCTGTTGCTTGTAGCAGTATGCTTTGTTGTCACGGCTCATGCCTGCATCTGGGATGGGGATACGCTGGCGGATGATATCAAAAAGAGTCCCAAGCTGGCCGATGCCATCTTGAATCCAAGACCACCGCAGGTGGATCGAGCGAAGCTGACGGCGCGGTTGAATGAGCTGTTGGGTGATCGGAAGGAGAATGATCCGGAGTGGTGGAATAATGTGGCGGGGACGTATCTGCGACTGGGGCAGGAGGAGGAGGCAGTTAAATTGTTGGAGCCGGTGGTGAGCCGGTTTGAGAACAATTACGGCATCCATGCAAACTTAGGCACGGCGTATCACCTTCTTGGCCGGTATGCGGAGGCGGAGAAGCATATCGCGCGTGATCTGGAGCTGAACCCTGACGCGCATTTTGGGTTGGAGAAGTATCATCTGGCGTTGTTGCAATATCTGACGAAGTCGAAGGATTATCAGGCGAGGCATGTGTATGTAGATGAATTCACTGCTCCACTTTTCGACATACCCGACATCAACCAACCACAGCCCTATGCGCTCAGCTACGTCAGGGACACCAATCAATCGCCTGTGCAATTAACGGCAGCCTTGCAGGTGATCAAAGGGAACAGCAGGGCCGATCAAGAAGCCAAGGCACGCCTGCTTTTGAAGCTGGCCGCGTGGGATGATCCACCGGCATACGCACCAGAGCCAAAACCGCGCTATGTAAGCCCGGCTCCTTACGATGTCTCTAAGCACTCTGCTGCGGAAGCGGCTCGCGGTAAATTCGAACTGGCCGAAGATGAGAAATTTCAGGAAGGAGTCATCTATATGGCGATGCTCAATCCGGATGAGCCGGCATGTATGACGATGCTGGGAATGGCGGCCTTAAAATCAGGCGATCTCAATCTTGCCCAGAAAGCTTTTGAGAAAGCGATCACCATGGGCAGCCCCATGAAGGATGTATTGGAATTGAAGATTCTCAAGATCCAAACGCACATCCAAGAATCGAAAGCAGTTTCAACCAAGATAAAATGGTTCATTCTGACGGTGATCGGTGTGCTATGTATAGGTCTTTGGATTTTGGTGGTGATAGTAAAGAAGCTGAAACGAAAGGTGAACCTAAAGCAGACTGCCAGTGCGATGATGCTGGTCCTCTTTTGGCAATGCGCATCCCCAGTTCACGCGTGCATCTGGGATGGGGATACGCTGGAGGATGATGTCAGGAAGAACCCCACATTGGCCGATGCCATCTTGAATCCAAAGCCACCACAGGTGGATCGAACTAAGCTGATGGCGCGGTTGAGTGAGCTGTCGGGTGATCGGAAAGAGAATGATCCGGAGTGGTGGAATAATGTGGCGGGAACGTATCTGCGGCTAGGACAGGCGGCGGAGGCGGTGAAGTTGTTGGAACCAGTGGTGAGTCGGTTTGAAAATAACTACGGCATCCACGCTAACTTGGGCACGGCGTATCATCTGCTGGGCCGATATGCGGAGGCGGAGAAGCACATTGCGCGTGATTTGGAGCTGAACCCGGACGCGCATTTTGGGTTGGAGAAGTTTCATCTGGCGCTCCTGCAATATCTGGCGAAACCGAAGGAGTATCAGTCGCGGCATTTATATGTGGATGAGTTTACGGAAGTAGTTTTTGACAAGTATGGGGTGGTGCGGATCAGGCCTATGCCATTGGAGCGTTCGGGTATGTCCGGTGCATCTGCTCCCATAGCCGAACTGGAAGCGGAGTTGCAGGCTATGATCAAGAAAGGGGAGTCGGGGGAGAAGCTAGTCGCATTGCTTCAACAGTTGGCAATGACCGATGAACTCCCAGCATACGCTGCCAAATATGATTTGGCAAAAGACCCGAAGTTTCAGGAAGGAGTCATTTATATGGCCACCTTAAACCCTAAGGAACCCGCCTGCATGGCTATGCTAGGAATGGCTGCTTTATACAATCAGGATTTAAATCTGGCTAAGAAGGCTTTTGAGCGTGCTATTGCCATGGGCAGCCCGATGGAGCCGGTGTTGAAATTCAAGATTGAGCAAATTGTGGAGCATCTCAAAGAAGCAGATGGTCGTTCAAGTCCGCCAGACGCGATATCCGTGCTCCTTGCAATTGGGGTCATGGGGCTCGCTGGAATTATCTTTTTGATAGCAGCGATAATGTTGGGCCGGAAACTTTGGAGGAAAGCCCAGCTGGCCGGGCAGTGA
- a CDS encoding arylsulfatase yields the protein MLLFPQTVRLLLLALMLGSAGISIAQPLAPAPAQPDRPNVLLIVADDLGYGDLGCYGQTKVKTPNLDRLAKEGTRFTQFYAGSPLGSSSRAALMTGRHTGHTSIRGISPIANSLLNSDVTIAEVLQKNGYNTAAAGKWDMGDLGTSGTPNNQGFQNWVGFLTGSLAQMYYPPVVFKNGSVVVIDENKNGAKGLYAPDMLTTNANRLIHLNSRTPQLPDRRFFLYFASQLPRANADLGRATGNGMEIPSDEPYTDERWPQTEKNRAAMITRLDTHVGRLMDQLVKSKVDTNTVLIFTSDNGPWRAGGSDPAFFNATGGLRGQRGDLYEGGLRVPLIVWAPGKIAASNVVDTPCAMWDILPTVADLTGATSGSVDGRSLVPALKGKAMEPAEYLYWELHNNGFAQALRTGDWKAIRPHGKPMELYNLKQDPQEKKDIAAQHPEEVKKISELMAQAHTDSDLWPVPVAANKP from the coding sequence ATGCTGTTGTTCCCTCAGACCGTACGCCTGCTTCTGCTCGCACTCATGCTGGGCAGTGCCGGTATTTCTATTGCTCAACCTCTGGCCCCCGCTCCTGCGCAGCCAGATCGCCCCAATGTGCTCCTCATCGTGGCGGACGATCTCGGCTATGGCGACCTGGGCTGCTACGGACAAACCAAGGTCAAGACCCCGAATCTGGACCGCCTTGCCAAAGAAGGCACCCGCTTCACCCAATTCTACGCCGGCAGCCCACTGGGCAGCTCCTCCCGCGCCGCCTTGATGACCGGTCGCCACACCGGTCACACCAGCATCCGGGGCATCTCCCCCATCGCGAACTCACTTTTGAACAGCGATGTCACCATCGCCGAAGTGCTTCAAAAAAACGGTTATAACACCGCTGCAGCAGGCAAGTGGGATATGGGCGATCTCGGCACCTCCGGCACACCCAACAATCAGGGATTTCAAAACTGGGTGGGCTTCCTCACCGGCAGCCTCGCTCAAATGTATTACCCCCCCGTGGTTTTCAAAAACGGTTCCGTTGTGGTGATCGATGAAAACAAAAACGGCGCAAAAGGCCTTTACGCTCCCGACATGCTGACGACCAACGCCAACCGGCTCATCCATTTGAACAGCCGCACGCCGCAACTTCCGGACCGCCGTTTTTTCCTCTACTTCGCTTCACAACTGCCCCGCGCAAATGCCGATCTCGGTCGAGCCACCGGTAACGGCATGGAAATCCCCAGTGACGAGCCTTACACCGATGAACGCTGGCCGCAGACAGAAAAAAACCGCGCTGCCATGATCACGCGTCTCGACACCCACGTGGGCCGTCTGATGGATCAATTGGTCAAATCCAAAGTCGATACCAACACCGTCCTCATCTTCACCAGTGACAACGGCCCGTGGCGCGCAGGCGGCTCCGATCCCGCCTTCTTCAACGCCACCGGTGGCCTGCGCGGCCAACGAGGTGACCTCTATGAAGGCGGTTTGCGCGTGCCCCTCATCGTCTGGGCACCCGGCAAAATCGCCGCCAGCAATGTCGTAGATACCCCCTGCGCCATGTGGGACATCCTCCCCACCGTGGCTGATCTGACCGGCGCAACCAGCGGAAGCGTCGATGGCCGTTCATTGGTTCCCGCCTTGAAAGGCAAAGCCATGGAGCCTGCGGAGTATCTCTACTGGGAACTGCACAATAACGGCTTCGCACAAGCTTTGCGCACGGGCGATTGGAAAGCCATCCGCCCGCACGGCAAGCCCATGGAACTCTACAATCTCAAGCAAGACCCTCAGGAGAAGAAGGACATCGCCGCCCAACATCCCGAGGAAGTGAAAAAGATTTCCGAGCTGATGGCCCAAGCGCACACAGATTCAGACCTGTGGCCAGTGCCTGTGGCGGCTAATAAGCCATAG